Proteins encoded in a region of the Nicotiana tomentosiformis chromosome 9, ASM39032v3, whole genome shotgun sequence genome:
- the LOC104103074 gene encoding phosphoglucan phosphatase LSF1, chloroplastic isoform X1: MCSLQVPNYRVFDHSSVNFSKKCVIYSSFWGLELCFSDRRSKASMAVNRRGNRKVYAMSTASVSPFKMNLNEYMVTLEKPLGIRFAISVDGKVFIHALKKGGNAEKSRIIMVGDTLKKASDSSGGGLIEIKDFGDTEYEMKMMKENSGPCSLVLERPFFPFPIHQLYLMNDIDIQYNRGRVPVSTWNKNLLASNLRTPAEGSGNCGFVVFSPKFLALKGWEVLSDQDQIRQQGKLNGTPSLPFSPIINIFSEKDIGDSEWAHGSFPLEEYAKALDRSRGELYYNHDLGIRYSKITEQIYVGSCIQKEADVEMLSDVVGITAVLNFQSGIEAENWGINVNIINESCQRFNILMINYPIREGDSFDMRKKLPFCVGLLLRLLKKNHRVYVTCTTGFDRSPACVIAYLHWMTDTSLHAAYNFVTGLHSCKPDRPAIAWATWDLIAMVETGAHDGPATHAVTFVWNGHEGEDVYLVGDFTGNWKEPIKAVHKGGPRFEAEVRLSQGKYLYKYIISGDWRHSTSSPTERDERGNLNNVIVVGDVASVRPTVQQQKKDANIMKVIERPLTENERFMLAKAARCVAFSICPIRLAPKK, encoded by the exons ATGTGTTCACTACAAGTTCCAAATTACAGAGTTTTCGATCACTCTTCAGTTAATTTTTCAAAGAAATGTGTAATTTACTCGTCATTTTGGGGACTGGAGTTGTGCTTTAGCGACAGACGGTCTAAAGCTAGTATGGCGGTGAATCGACGGGGAAATCGGAAGGTTTATGCGATGTCTACCGCTAGTGTTTCGCCGTTCAAGATGAATTTGAATGAGTATATGGTTACACTTGAAAAACCGCTTGGTATTCGCTTCGCGATTTCTGTTGATGGCAAAGTTTTCATTCATGCTCTTAAGAAAGGG GGAAATGCCGAGAAATCAAGAATTATAATGGTTGGTGATACATTGAAAAAGGCAAGCGACTCTTCGGGCGGGGGGCTAATTGAGATCAAAGACTTCGGCGATACAGAGTATGAAAT GAAGATGATGAAAGAGAACTCAGGGCCTTGTAGCCTGGTTCTTGAGAGACCATTTTTCCCATTTCCTATCCACCAGCTATATCTTATGAATGATATTGATATTCAATATAATAGAGGTCGTGTTCCTGTTTCTACATGGAACAAAAATTTACTTGCCTCCAACTTGCGAACACCTGCTGAGGGCAGTGGGAACTGCGGATTTGTAGTATTTTCCCCCAAGTTTCTAGCTTTAAAAGGATGGGAGGTTCTAAGTGATCAAGATCAAATCAGGCAACAAGGAAAGCTGAATGGCACCCCTTCTTTACCATTTAGCCCAATTATCAACATATTCTCTGAGAAAGACATAGGAGATTCTGAATGGGCACACGGGAGTTTCCCATTGGAAGAATATGCGAAGGCGTTGGATCGTTCAAGGGGAGAACTGTATTACAATCATGATCTTGGTATCCGTTACAGCAAG ATTACGGAGCAAATATATGTGGGATCGTGCATACAAAAGGAAGCTGATGTAGAAATGCTGTCAGATGTTGTG GGGATCACCGCTGTACTGAATTTTCAGAGTGGGATCGAGGCTGAAAATTGGGGAATTAATGTCAACATAATCAATGAATCGTGCCAAAGGTTTAACATCCTTATGATCAACTATCCCATAAG GGAAGGTGATTCATTTGACATGAGAAAGAAACTTCCGTTTTGCGTTGGTCTTCTTCTACGCCTATTGAAAAAGAACCACCGAGTCTATGTGACATGTACAACTGGTTTTGATAGATCCCCTGCTTGTGTAATAGCTTACCTTCACTGGATGACAGATACTTCCCTTCATGCAGCCTATAATTTTGTTACTGGGTTGCATTCATGCAAGCCTGACAG ACCAGCCATTGCCTGGGCAACATGGGATCTCATAGCGATGGTGGAAACCGGTGCACATGATGGGCCTGCAACACATGCAGTAACCTTTGTGTGGAACGGACACGAG GGGGAGGATGTGTACTTGGTTGGAGATTTTACAGGTAACTGGAAAGAACCAATTAAGGCAGTCCACAAAGGTGGCCCAAGATTTGAGGCTGAAGTTAGACTTTCACAGGGAAA GTACCTTTATAAGTACATTATTAGTGGAGACTGGAGACATTCAACCTCTTCACCAACTGAAAGAGATGAAAGGGGAAATCTCAATAATGTAATTGTTGTTGGTGATGTTGCTAGTGTGAGGCCTACTGTTCAACAACAAAAGAAG GACGCAAATATTATGAAGGTCATTGAGAGGCCATTGACAGAAAATGAGCGCTTTATGCTGGCAAAAGCTGCTCGATGTGTTGCATTCTCTATCTGCCCAATAAGGCTAGCACCGAAAAAATAG
- the LOC104103074 gene encoding phosphoglucan phosphatase LSF1, chloroplastic isoform X2, with protein sequence MCSLQVPNYRVFDHSSVNFSKKCVIYSSFWGLELCFSDRRSKASMAVNRRGNRKVYAMSTASVSPFKMNLNEYMVTLEKPLGIRFAISVDGKVFIHALKKGGNAEKSRIIMVGDTLKKASDSSGGGLIEIKDFGDTEKMMKENSGPCSLVLERPFFPFPIHQLYLMNDIDIQYNRGRVPVSTWNKNLLASNLRTPAEGSGNCGFVVFSPKFLALKGWEVLSDQDQIRQQGKLNGTPSLPFSPIINIFSEKDIGDSEWAHGSFPLEEYAKALDRSRGELYYNHDLGIRYSKITEQIYVGSCIQKEADVEMLSDVVGITAVLNFQSGIEAENWGINVNIINESCQRFNILMINYPIREGDSFDMRKKLPFCVGLLLRLLKKNHRVYVTCTTGFDRSPACVIAYLHWMTDTSLHAAYNFVTGLHSCKPDRPAIAWATWDLIAMVETGAHDGPATHAVTFVWNGHEGEDVYLVGDFTGNWKEPIKAVHKGGPRFEAEVRLSQGKYLYKYIISGDWRHSTSSPTERDERGNLNNVIVVGDVASVRPTVQQQKKDANIMKVIERPLTENERFMLAKAARCVAFSICPIRLAPKK encoded by the exons ATGTGTTCACTACAAGTTCCAAATTACAGAGTTTTCGATCACTCTTCAGTTAATTTTTCAAAGAAATGTGTAATTTACTCGTCATTTTGGGGACTGGAGTTGTGCTTTAGCGACAGACGGTCTAAAGCTAGTATGGCGGTGAATCGACGGGGAAATCGGAAGGTTTATGCGATGTCTACCGCTAGTGTTTCGCCGTTCAAGATGAATTTGAATGAGTATATGGTTACACTTGAAAAACCGCTTGGTATTCGCTTCGCGATTTCTGTTGATGGCAAAGTTTTCATTCATGCTCTTAAGAAAGGG GGAAATGCCGAGAAATCAAGAATTATAATGGTTGGTGATACATTGAAAAAGGCAAGCGACTCTTCGGGCGGGGGGCTAATTGAGATCAAAGACTTCGGCGATACAGA GAAGATGATGAAAGAGAACTCAGGGCCTTGTAGCCTGGTTCTTGAGAGACCATTTTTCCCATTTCCTATCCACCAGCTATATCTTATGAATGATATTGATATTCAATATAATAGAGGTCGTGTTCCTGTTTCTACATGGAACAAAAATTTACTTGCCTCCAACTTGCGAACACCTGCTGAGGGCAGTGGGAACTGCGGATTTGTAGTATTTTCCCCCAAGTTTCTAGCTTTAAAAGGATGGGAGGTTCTAAGTGATCAAGATCAAATCAGGCAACAAGGAAAGCTGAATGGCACCCCTTCTTTACCATTTAGCCCAATTATCAACATATTCTCTGAGAAAGACATAGGAGATTCTGAATGGGCACACGGGAGTTTCCCATTGGAAGAATATGCGAAGGCGTTGGATCGTTCAAGGGGAGAACTGTATTACAATCATGATCTTGGTATCCGTTACAGCAAG ATTACGGAGCAAATATATGTGGGATCGTGCATACAAAAGGAAGCTGATGTAGAAATGCTGTCAGATGTTGTG GGGATCACCGCTGTACTGAATTTTCAGAGTGGGATCGAGGCTGAAAATTGGGGAATTAATGTCAACATAATCAATGAATCGTGCCAAAGGTTTAACATCCTTATGATCAACTATCCCATAAG GGAAGGTGATTCATTTGACATGAGAAAGAAACTTCCGTTTTGCGTTGGTCTTCTTCTACGCCTATTGAAAAAGAACCACCGAGTCTATGTGACATGTACAACTGGTTTTGATAGATCCCCTGCTTGTGTAATAGCTTACCTTCACTGGATGACAGATACTTCCCTTCATGCAGCCTATAATTTTGTTACTGGGTTGCATTCATGCAAGCCTGACAG ACCAGCCATTGCCTGGGCAACATGGGATCTCATAGCGATGGTGGAAACCGGTGCACATGATGGGCCTGCAACACATGCAGTAACCTTTGTGTGGAACGGACACGAG GGGGAGGATGTGTACTTGGTTGGAGATTTTACAGGTAACTGGAAAGAACCAATTAAGGCAGTCCACAAAGGTGGCCCAAGATTTGAGGCTGAAGTTAGACTTTCACAGGGAAA GTACCTTTATAAGTACATTATTAGTGGAGACTGGAGACATTCAACCTCTTCACCAACTGAAAGAGATGAAAGGGGAAATCTCAATAATGTAATTGTTGTTGGTGATGTTGCTAGTGTGAGGCCTACTGTTCAACAACAAAAGAAG GACGCAAATATTATGAAGGTCATTGAGAGGCCATTGACAGAAAATGAGCGCTTTATGCTGGCAAAAGCTGCTCGATGTGTTGCATTCTCTATCTGCCCAATAAGGCTAGCACCGAAAAAATAG
- the LOC138898993 gene encoding uncharacterized protein, translating into MHKTLQVMRSTKVDGVELASYRLKGVAYSWFEMWEDSRDEGSPPVRWNEFADAFIDHFLPAETKEAHAVEFEMLIQGSRNVWDYHMEFVRLSKYVVHMMPTMEDGGICPSYGGSKVKARDGTGKLGNLGDSFGGGRSAFWGGSSGSSQSYAQSSASAPPSGHVPPPSRGFPVPTGHGAARGGAQSSGGPSLFYAMSGQQSVEASPDVITGILTIQSYDVYALIDPGSSLSYVTPYIATSFGIEPEQLHEPFSVSTPIGTYDMEEGVVKLNSELVANASKVKEITRVFEVENCELSYVVEMATSLINRFTDYSPISEPLLRSST; encoded by the exons atgcataagactctccaagTTATGCGTTCTACTAAAGTAGatggagtagagttggcctcttatcgtctaaaaggggtggcatattcctggtttgagatgtgggaagattcccgtgatgaggggagccctccggtgaGATGGAATGAGTTtgcggatgccttcatagaccatttcttgcctgccgagactaaggaaGCCCATGCCGTGGAGTTTGAAATGCTTATACAGGGTAGTAGGAATGTGTGGGACTATCACATGGAGTTTGTGCGCCTGTCgaagtatgttgttcatatgatgccgactatggag gatggtggcatttgcccaaGCTACGGAGGCTCGAAAGTTAAAGCTCGGGATGGAACAGGAAAGCTCggcaaccttggggattcatttggaggtgggagatcagctttttggggaggatcatcagggtcgtcccagtcttatgctcagtcttcagctagtgccccgcCATCAGGGCACG taCCCCCTCCATCTCGAGGCTTTCCAGTACccacagggcatggtgcagctaggggtggtgcacagagttcgggaggacccagtctattctatgctatgagtggtcaaCAAAGTGTAGAGGCTTCCCCGGATGtcatcacaggtatattgactattcaatcttatgatgtgtatgcccttattgatcccggatcttctttgtcctatgttactccttatatTGCTACGAGTTtcgggatagaaccagaacagcttcatgagccgttctctgtatctactccgattg GAACATATGACATGGAAGAGGGAGTTGTGAAGCTTAACAGCGAACTGGTTGCCAATGCTTCCAAG GTCAAGGAGATAACTCGAGTTTTTGAAGTGGAGAATTGTGAACTATCTTATGTTGTGGAAATGGCCACCAGTTTAATTAATCGGTTTACAGACTACAGCCCCATCTCAGAGCCTCTCTTAAGAAGCTCTACGTAG